One Synechocystis sp. LKSZ1 genomic window, AGAATGAAGGCTCCATCCTTGCGATGCAGCAAGACCAAATCCAGCACATCCAGCGGATTAATCGGGCGAATGCCGGGAATCAACGAGGGTTCGCCGTGACCATACAGGGCTTGCAGCGCGAAGCGACAGGCATAGACTTTGCCACCTTCCGCCATAAACTTGGTCAATTGTTCATTGAAGTTTTGGTGTCCTGGAAAAGCGGCATCACCGAGTTTCGGAAATCCCCGTTGCACACCCAAGGTTACGCCGGGGCCATACAACAGCACTGAAGTTTCAAACCCCTTGCGCTGTAGTCGGGTGGCTTGCAGTAAATTGACAAAGCCGATCGAGCCTTCAAAGGCAACAGTGTGGAACGTCACCAGGGCTTTTTCGCCCGGTTCGGCTTTGACATCGGGAAAAACCTTTTCTTCGTAATCAACAAAGAAATCACCAGTTTGATGCGCTGGGGCAGTCACTTCAGCCATAATTGCTTCCTTTTGTTTTGCTGGATTTCCAGCCACATTACTGGGTTGCCAGGACGAGGATTTGTATCTCCAGTTACAGAGTCCAGAAGACTACCCATAGGGTCAGGTTAGCGATCGCCAATGGGCTGAGGCCGGGGCGATCGGCCTGTCATACCTGTTTAAATCGATAGGTGGTCGTGACTACGATCCCAGCAAAAATTCATTCACTACACTCCAGGCATTGTTGGTTGAAATCCGTCGCCGAGCCGCAAGATAATCGGCCAGATAGACTGCATCCCGCGCAATGCCGGAAAATCGCCCCGAACCCCAGGTATACAGCCAGGGCAACCCCAGGAAGTACAGCCCCCAGATAGGAGTTACGCCACGCTCATGGCTGGGATAGCCTTTGCCGTTAAACACAGGCACATCCATCCAGCTAAAGTCTGTTTGATACCCCGTACACCAAATCACGGTCTGGATGTTGGCGGCCCCAATATCGATCACAGGTTGCTCCTCGGTGGGTTGCCAAACGGGATGGTAAGGTGGTTCAGTGGGGGCATTCAGGTGGTTTTTGGCAATGAAAGCGTCGATGGTCTGTTTAATGCTTTCGGAGACGGCATCGGCCTGGTCTAAATTTTGCTTCAGGTCGGGATTGAACTGAAGTTCTGTCCCATGAATCCGCTGTAACCGTCCGTGCAGTTGCATCCCTTCCTTGGCAAACTGCCGCAGGTCAATCTCCCGCCCGCCATCGCGTCCAGTTAAGTAATGGTTGGCCTTGGCGCGGACTTTATCTTTTTGGGGATGCTCGTCAATCGGCAAGTCGTAGTATCCCATCTGATCCAACCAGTCCACTACATCTTTGCCCCGGTAACGACGGGGCGATCGCGGCGCACTGCCCATACTTAAATGCACGGTACGACCGGCCAGATGCAAATCTTCGGCGATCTGGCAGCCCGATTGGCCAGTGCCAACCACCAGCACGGCTCCCGGTGGTAATGCATCTGGATTTTTATACTCCGACGCATGGATTTGCTGGACTGTGGCGGGGAGTCGCTCCGCCATGCGAGGAATTTTGGGCTGGTGATAGCCGCCTGTCGCAATTACCACCTGATCTGCCGTGTAGGTGCCGATTGAGGTCTGGAGTTCGAACCGATTGTGCGTTTCGTCTTTCCACAACCGCAAGACTTCTACACCTTCTCGAATCGGTGGCTCAAAGGAGGCCGCAAAGGCTTGGATATACTGGACAATTTCATCTTTCACCATGAATCCCTGGGGGTCACTCCCCGGATAGGGAAATCCCG contains:
- a CDS encoding MSMEG_0572/Sll0783 family nitrogen starvation response protein, producing MAEVTAPAHQTGDFFVDYEEKVFPDVKAEPGEKALVTFHTVAFEGSIGFVNLLQATRLQRKGFETSVLLYGPGVTLGVQRGFPKLGDAAFPGHQNFNEQLTKFMAEGGKVYACRFALQALYGHGEPSLIPGIRPINPLDVLDLVLLHRKDGAFILDTWTL
- a CDS encoding MSMEG_0569 family flavin-dependent oxidoreductase translates to MRNHYSVVIVGGGQAGLSISYCLKERGIDHLIFEKNQIGYAWREKRWDSFCLVTPNWQCQLPGFPYPGSDPQGFMVKDEIVQYIQAFAASFEPPIREGVEVLRLWKDETHNRFELQTSIGTYTADQVVIATGGYHQPKIPRMAERLPATVQQIHASEYKNPDALPPGAVLVVGTGQSGCQIAEDLHLAGRTVHLSMGSAPRSPRRYRGKDVVDWLDQMGYYDLPIDEHPQKDKVRAKANHYLTGRDGGREIDLRQFAKEGMQLHGRLQRIHGTELQFNPDLKQNLDQADAVSESIKQTIDAFIAKNHLNAPTEPPYHPVWQPTEEQPVIDIGAANIQTVIWCTGYQTDFSWMDVPVFNGKGYPSHERGVTPIWGLYFLGLPWLYTWGSGRFSGIARDAVYLADYLAARRRISTNNAWSVVNEFLLGS